AGGAAGAGGACGGTCACGACCGCCGTGCCGCAGCCGAGGAAGCGCAGGACGGGGGAGGAGGCGCCGCCGTCGTGCTCCCGGCTGTCGGGCCGGAGGTCGTCCCAGTCGACGGGGTGGCCCGCATCGGCGGTGGCCGCCTCGCGCAGTTCGGCGAGACGCGCCCGGGCGAACGGGGTGGCCGCGGCGGACTCGGGCCCCCGCCATGCCAGGGCGACCATGCAGGCCGCAGGCGTGTGGTGACGCGCTTCGAAGGCCGCGGTCTCCTCCGGGTCGCGGTCGTCGTCCAGGTACAGCCAGCGCCCGGCCTCGGTCGGCTCGCCGTACAGCCGGTAGATCTCACCGA
The Kitasatospora paranensis genome window above contains:
- a CDS encoding DUF6584 family protein, with the protein product MTVEQTLATADADLRAGRVPMARQRLRGLVCSYPTDLRVRRRLGEIYRLYGEPTEAGRWLYLDDDRDPEETAAFEARHHTPAACMVALAWRGPESAAATPFARARLAELREAATADAGHPVDWDDLRPDSREHDGGASSPVLRFLGCGTAVVTVLFLLLLVILGAISLVRML